One genomic window of Anoplolepis gracilipes chromosome 5, ASM4749672v1, whole genome shotgun sequence includes the following:
- the LOC140665589 gene encoding juvenile hormone acid O-methyltransferase-like: protein MNPIKYVSCNDLQKSKVLNLVDEFEEDLIQMSGKCMDIGCGPGDITKNILLPALNPNAVMIGTDISENMIEFAEKTYGNEKLKFEVLDIQSTSLPEKYISKFDHIFSFNALNWCYDIRQAFENIHCMVKSGGNILLMFVASHDVYEVMKILAQDSRFAPYIQDVRKYISPFNDSNHPCKELRKLLENIGFEIYQCSLRQEIYSSKDSNHFLSSIMSIYSFLDEMPPNRKEEFQTEFTCEFMKKKIIYKTIHNNQTLVLDLYKNFIVYARKM from the exons ATGAatccaataaaatatgtttcttgTAACGATTTGCAAAAAAGCAAAGTATTGAATTTAGTCGATGAATTTGAAGAAGATTTAATACAAATGTCAGGAAAATGTATGGACATTGGTTGTGGTCCTGGAgatataacgaaaaatatccTTCTGCCAGCTTTAAATCCAAATGCGGTAATGatag gtACTGATATTTCGGAAAATATGATTGAATTTGCGGAGAAAACATATGGTAATGAGAAACTCAAATTCGAAGTATTAGATATCCAATCTACAAGTTTgcctgaaaaatatatttctaaatttgatCATATATTCTCATTTAATGCTTTAAACTGGTGTTATGACATTCG acaagcatttgaaaatattcattgtATGGTTAAATCTGGTGGAAATATACTTTTGATGTTCGTAGCATCTCATGATGTATATGaagttatgaaaattttagctCAAGATAGCCGTTTCGCGCCATACATACAA gatgtcagaaaatatatttcgccaTTTAATGATTCAAATCATCCTTGTAAAGAACTAAGGaaattacttgaaaatatCGGATTTGAAATTTATCAGTGCAGTCTTCGACAAGAGATATATTCTTCTAAAGATTCAAACcattttttat ctTCGATAATGTCCATCTATTCATTTTTGGACGAAATGCCACCTAATCGGAAAGAAGAATTTCAGACTGAATTTACATGtgaatttatgaaaaagaagattatttataaaacaatacacAATAATCAAACACTTGTATTAgatctttataaaaactttatagttTACGCacgaaaaatgtaa
- the LOC140665590 gene encoding juvenile hormone acid O-methyltransferase-like, giving the protein MNPIKYVSCNDLQKSNVLNLVDEFEEDLIQMSGTCMDIGCGPGDITKNILLPALNPNAVMIGTDISENMIEFAEKAYGNEKLKFEVLDIQTTSLPEKYISKFDHIFSFYALHWCYDIRQAFENIYRIIRPDGNILLMFVASHDTFEVMKILGHDSRFAPYIQDVRKYISPFNDSACLRKELRKLLRSIGFEIYHCSLRETTYSSKNANNFISSIMSIYPFLEKMPHNLKEEFQNEYKREFVKRKATYKTT; this is encoded by the exons atgaatccaataaaatatgtttcttgTAACGATTTGCAAAAAAGCAACGTATTGAATTTAGTCGATGAATTTGAAGAAGATTTAATACAAATGTCAGGAACATGTATGGACATTGGTTGTGGTCCCGGAgatataacgaaaaatatccTCTTGCCAGCATTAAATCCAAATGCGGTAATGatag gtACTGATATTTCGGAAAATATGATTGAATTTGCGGAGAAAGCATATGGTAATGAGAAACTCAAATTCGAAGTATTAGATATCCAAACTACAAGTTTgcctgaaaaatatatttctaaatttgatcatatattctcattttatgcTTTACACTGGTGTTATGACATTCG acAGGCATTTGAGAatatttatcgtataattCGACCTGATGGAAATATACTTTTGATGTTCGTAGCATCTCATGATACATTTGaagttatgaaaattttaggtCATGATAGCCGTTTTGCGCCATACATACAA gatgtcagaaaatacatttcgcCATTTAATGATTCAGCTTGTCTTCGTAAAGAACTGAGGAAATTACTTCGAAGTATCGGATTTGAAATTTACCATTGCAGTCTTCGAGAGACGACATATTCCTCTAAAAAcgcaaacaattttatat ctTCGATAATGTCCATCTATccatttttggaaaaaatgcCACATAATCTGAAAGAAGAATTTCAGAATGAATATAAACGTGAATTTGTGAAAAGGAAGGCTACTTATAaaacaacataa